The Streptomyces sp. NBC_00344 genome includes a window with the following:
- a CDS encoding cell division protein PerM: MTQTTEYRPLLPPLRSRTTALVHCVLRGAVAAGLGLGSLAVLVMLLWISSPYPDSGPGGALHVTAALWLLAHGVELTRHNTLSGSPAPLGVSPMMLMVLPMWLLYRAARDALDPEERRPIATMRGAFFSVFCGYLLVTAAVLMYAERGPMPAEPLSVLIHLPLAVGAAAGIGVWRGCGCPRGPLPRWVRAGVSSGVRTSLRRPWAVAALRSGAAGTSVLVGGGALLVGGSLVWHAAAARTSLMQLTGVWPGRFAVLLLAVALVPNAAVWAASYALGPGFALGTGATVTPLAMAGNPALPYFPLLAALPSEGRGTPLTWSVAAVPVVAGAVTGCFATRVRHDTGGPHALRSTVQTAAVGAVWCAVMTAALAALAGGPLGTGTLASFGPVAWRTGVAALLWMLVTALPVALARYGWTAWRSRPVKVRVKDTAKAAAKAAAKDAAKDAKAAAKTAKAPSARRRRWTWRSSAAPAARDASPAASPQTAAETTRARGAAEPPPEGAPADEKATGQEPDAAAGRDGAAGDGETCDDAAGDDAVREPPGHVHDESPGHDPDGPPGERPEAASATAPAGTVESPAAAGPGPATDSAAGAAASGVPAAGGGTGPADVGTGDADGRAPEGTPAPDPAAAGHTTERAPEERTEGAPARIRPEED, encoded by the coding sequence GTGACTCAGACGACCGAGTACCGCCCGCTGCTGCCACCCCTGCGGAGCCGGACGACCGCGTTGGTCCACTGCGTGTTGCGGGGCGCTGTCGCGGCGGGGCTCGGTCTCGGCTCGCTGGCCGTCCTGGTGATGCTGCTGTGGATCAGTTCCCCCTATCCCGACAGCGGCCCCGGAGGGGCGCTGCATGTCACCGCCGCGCTGTGGCTGCTCGCCCATGGCGTCGAGCTGACCAGGCACAACACGCTGTCCGGCAGCCCGGCTCCGCTCGGTGTGTCACCGATGATGCTGATGGTGCTGCCGATGTGGCTGCTCTACCGGGCCGCGCGCGACGCGCTGGATCCCGAGGAACGGCGCCCCATCGCGACCATGCGGGGTGCCTTCTTCTCGGTGTTCTGCGGCTACCTCCTGGTCACCGCGGCTGTGCTGATGTATGCGGAACGGGGGCCCATGCCCGCCGAGCCGCTGAGCGTCCTGATCCATCTGCCGCTCGCTGTCGGAGCAGCGGCCGGGATCGGGGTCTGGAGGGGCTGCGGATGCCCTCGGGGGCCGCTTCCCCGCTGGGTCCGCGCCGGGGTGTCCAGCGGCGTGCGGACTTCCCTCCGGCGTCCCTGGGCGGTCGCCGCCCTGCGGTCGGGGGCCGCCGGCACGTCTGTGCTCGTGGGCGGTGGCGCGCTGCTGGTCGGCGGTTCGCTGGTGTGGCACGCAGCGGCGGCCCGGACATCGTTGATGCAGCTCACCGGGGTGTGGCCGGGCCGGTTCGCGGTGCTGCTGCTGGCTGTCGCGCTGGTGCCCAACGCGGCGGTCTGGGCCGCGTCGTACGCCCTTGGCCCCGGCTTCGCGCTCGGCACCGGGGCGACGGTGACGCCGCTCGCGATGGCGGGGAACCCCGCACTGCCGTACTTTCCGCTGCTGGCCGCGCTGCCGTCGGAGGGGCGCGGCACCCCGCTCACCTGGTCGGTCGCGGCCGTGCCGGTGGTTGCGGGAGCCGTGACGGGTTGCTTCGCGACCCGGGTTCGCCACGACACCGGAGGCCCCCATGCGCTCCGCTCCACCGTGCAGACGGCCGCGGTGGGGGCCGTGTGGTGCGCCGTGATGACGGCGGCACTGGCGGCCCTGGCCGGCGGCCCACTGGGCACCGGCACGCTGGCTTCCTTCGGCCCGGTGGCCTGGCGCACGGGTGTGGCGGCCCTGCTGTGGATGCTGGTCACCGCGCTGCCGGTCGCACTGGCCAGGTACGGCTGGACGGCATGGCGCAGCCGGCCCGTGAAGGTCCGCGTGAAGGACACGGCGAAGGCAGCGGCGAAGGCAGCGGCGAAGGACGCGGCGAAGGATGCGAAGGCAGCGGCGAAGACAGCGAAAGCGCCATCGGCACGAAGACGGCGCTGGACATGGCGGAGCAGCGCGGCACCAGCCGCTCGGGATGCCTCCCCGGCCGCATCGCCGCAGACCGCCGCGGAGACCACGCGGGCCCGGGGTGCGGCGGAGCCACCACCGGAGGGTGCGCCCGCCGACGAGAAGGCCACCGGGCAAGAGCCGGATGCAGCGGCGGGCCGCGACGGAGCGGCGGGGGACGGCGAGACCTGCGACGACGCGGCCGGGGACGACGCGGTCAGGGAGCCTCCTGGGCACGTTCACGACGAGTCTCCCGGGCACGACCCCGACGGGCCTCCCGGCGAACGTCCCGAGGCCGCTTCCGCCACCGCACCGGCCGGAACCGTCGAGTCGCCGGCCGCTGCCGGGCCGGGCCCCGCCACGGACTCTGCGGCCGGAGCCGCCGCATCCGGCGTGCCCGCGGCGGGCGGCGGCACCGGCCCGGCGGACGTGGGAACCGGGGACGCCGACGGCCGGGCGCCGGAGGGCACACCGGCCCCGGACCCGGCGGCCGCGGGACACACCACGGAACGCGCTCCGGAGGAGCGGACGGAAGGGGCCCCGGCGCGGATCCGCCCCGAGGAGGACTGA
- a CDS encoding transcriptional regulator, translating into MTNLPSPKDRRRLREAKSLTEKELGALIGVTAATVRAWEAGRTNPQGRRCEAYARVLSAIAAEFSGPGAASDPGSGPGRTAAEPGTRTSGQERAGDAASSPRPDPSAPSRASAARTRPRSASKRAPRPTATTAVRHPQPPSAGRATVTAKVDAGAGAATDTSGARDMRTEPLVSAPPATASGPSAPEPDTQPLLLPDPGSEPASADEPAAPEPGKATPAEAFDLLYARAATTLVHQTHLLTGRRRLAEESVERAFHLAWERWPEVATDRDPAGWVRAAAYEYAMSPWHRLRRVNKQADPRPTDPEQAPLRKALLTLPPCYRRTLLLYDGLGLDLPETAAETEASTPATANRLLHARAAVAERVPELETPERLQERLGALALAGTGTGLPAAAEVRTGSERRAQFWTRLTISCVVLLTVATLFTLATAPTHYARPTGPPQRVGGVPPRGGPQQLTRADKKLWKKLRSTQPNGPGPLVPRPL; encoded by the coding sequence ATGACGAACCTGCCGTCGCCGAAGGACCGGCGCCGGCTCCGCGAGGCCAAGTCGCTGACCGAGAAGGAGCTCGGCGCTCTGATCGGTGTCACCGCCGCGACCGTACGGGCCTGGGAAGCCGGCCGCACGAATCCGCAGGGGCGCCGTTGCGAGGCTTACGCCCGGGTGCTGTCGGCCATCGCAGCGGAGTTCTCCGGTCCGGGCGCTGCCTCCGATCCCGGAAGCGGCCCCGGCCGTACGGCCGCCGAGCCGGGCACGAGGACCAGCGGGCAGGAGCGGGCCGGGGACGCGGCCTCCTCACCACGGCCCGACCCCTCGGCGCCGTCCCGGGCATCCGCGGCACGGACCCGGCCGAGGTCCGCATCGAAGCGCGCCCCGCGGCCGACAGCGACCACAGCCGTGCGCCACCCCCAGCCCCCTTCGGCAGGCCGGGCGACGGTGACCGCGAAGGTGGACGCCGGGGCCGGCGCGGCCACGGACACGAGCGGCGCGAGGGACATGAGAACCGAACCCCTCGTGTCCGCACCGCCCGCCACGGCGAGCGGGCCGAGCGCGCCCGAACCGGACACCCAGCCGCTGCTGTTGCCGGATCCCGGCAGTGAGCCGGCTTCGGCCGATGAGCCCGCTGCCCCGGAGCCCGGGAAGGCCACCCCCGCCGAAGCCTTCGACCTGCTCTATGCGCGGGCCGCGACCACCCTGGTGCACCAGACGCATCTCCTCACAGGCCGGCGCCGGCTCGCCGAGGAGTCCGTCGAGCGGGCTTTCCATCTGGCCTGGGAACGCTGGCCCGAGGTCGCCACGGACCGGGATCCGGCCGGCTGGGTGCGCGCGGCAGCATACGAGTACGCGATGTCGCCCTGGCACCGGCTGCGCCGCGTCAACAAGCAGGCCGACCCGCGGCCCACCGATCCGGAACAGGCCCCACTGCGCAAGGCTCTGCTCACCCTGCCTCCCTGCTACCGGCGCACTCTGCTGCTCTACGACGGCCTCGGACTCGACCTCCCGGAAACCGCGGCCGAGACCGAGGCGAGTACGCCGGCGACCGCGAACCGGCTTCTGCATGCCAGGGCCGCGGTCGCGGAGCGGGTACCGGAACTGGAGACACCCGAGCGGCTCCAGGAGCGACTGGGCGCGCTCGCCCTGGCCGGCACCGGGACAGGACTGCCCGCAGCGGCCGAGGTGCGCACGGGAAGCGAACGCCGGGCTCAGTTCTGGACCAGACTGACCATCAGCTGCGTGGTCCTGCTGACCGTGGCGACGCTCTTCACTCTGGCCACCGCGCCGACGCACTACGCGCGCCCCACCGGCCCGCCCCAGCGTGTCGGGGGTGTTCCCCCGCGGGGCGGACCGCAGCAGCTGACCCGCGCGGACAAGAAGCTGTGGAAGAAACTCCGCAGCACGCAGCCGAACGGTCCGGGACCGCTGGTCCCCCGGCCCCTCTGA
- the sucD gene encoding succinate--CoA ligase subunit alpha — translation MAIFLTKESKVIVQGMTGATGMKHTRLMLADGTDIVGGVNPRKAGTSVDFDGSAVPVFGSVADAMAKTGADVSVVFVPPAFAKAAVIEAIDAEIGLVVVITEGIAVHDSAAFWAYASAKGNKTRIIGPNCPGLITPGQSNAGIIPGDITKPGRIGLVSKSGTLTYQMMYELRDIGFSSAVGIGGDPVIGTTHIDALAAFEADPETDLIVMIGEIGGDAEERAADYIAKNVSKPVVGYVAGFTAPEGKTMGHAGAIVSGSSGTAQAKKEALEAAGVKVGKTPTETAKLARAILAGA, via the coding sequence ATGGCTATTTTCCTGACCAAGGAAAGCAAGGTCATCGTCCAGGGGATGACCGGTGCCACCGGCATGAAGCACACCAGGCTCATGCTCGCTGACGGCACCGACATCGTCGGCGGCGTGAACCCGCGCAAGGCCGGCACCTCCGTCGACTTCGACGGCAGCGCCGTGCCCGTCTTCGGTTCCGTGGCGGACGCGATGGCGAAGACCGGAGCCGACGTCTCCGTCGTCTTCGTGCCGCCGGCCTTCGCCAAGGCCGCCGTCATCGAGGCGATCGACGCCGAGATCGGCCTCGTGGTCGTCATCACCGAGGGCATCGCGGTGCACGACTCGGCCGCCTTCTGGGCGTACGCGAGCGCGAAGGGCAACAAGACCCGGATCATCGGTCCGAACTGCCCCGGCCTGATCACCCCCGGTCAGTCCAACGCCGGCATCATCCCGGGTGACATCACCAAGCCCGGCCGCATCGGTCTGGTGTCGAAGTCCGGCACCCTGACCTACCAGATGATGTACGAGCTCCGTGACATCGGCTTCTCCTCGGCCGTCGGCATCGGTGGCGACCCGGTCATCGGTACGACGCACATCGACGCCCTGGCGGCGTTCGAGGCGGACCCCGAGACCGACCTGATCGTGATGATCGGCGAGATCGGTGGCGACGCCGAGGAGCGCGCGGCCGACTACATCGCGAAGAACGTGTCGAAGCCGGTCGTCGGTTACGTCGCGGGCTTCACCGCTCCCGAGGGCAAGACGATGGGCCACGCTGGCGCCATCGTCTCCGGTTCCTCCGGCACGGCGCAGGCGAAGAAGGAAGCGCTCGAGGCTGCGGGCGTCAAGGTCGGCAAGACGCCGACCGAGACGGCCAAGCTGGCCCGGGCGATCCTGGCCGGCGCGTAG
- the sucC gene encoding ADP-forming succinate--CoA ligase subunit beta, with protein sequence MRRFKAKGRTRVDLFEYQARDLFAKHGVPVLAGEVIDTPEAAREVTERLGGKAVVKAQVKVGGRGKAGGVKLASDPADAVAKADAILGMDIKGHTVQKVMLAQTADIAEEYYVSFLLDRTNRTFLAMASVEGGVEIEVVAEENPDALAKIPVDANEGCTPEKAAEIVAAAKFPAEIAGQVADVLQKLWTVFIKEDALLVEVNPLIKSGDGKIIALDGKVSLDENADFRQPEHEALEDKAAANPLEAAAKAKNLNYVKLDGEVGIIGNGAGLVMSTLDVVAYAGENHNNVKPANFLDIGGGASAEVMANGLEIILGDPDVKSVFVNVFGGITACDEVANGIVQALELLKSKGEAVTKPLVVRLDGNNAELGRKILSDANHPLVQRVDTMDGAADKAAELAAAK encoded by the coding sequence CTGCGACGATTTAAAGCAAAGGGACGGACGCGCGTGGACCTGTTCGAGTACCAGGCGAGGGACCTCTTCGCCAAGCACGGTGTACCGGTGCTGGCCGGTGAAGTCATCGACACGCCTGAGGCGGCGCGCGAGGTGACCGAGCGTCTGGGCGGCAAGGCCGTCGTCAAGGCGCAGGTCAAGGTCGGCGGCCGCGGCAAGGCCGGCGGCGTGAAGCTGGCCTCCGACCCCGCCGACGCTGTTGCGAAGGCCGACGCCATTCTGGGCATGGACATCAAGGGCCACACGGTCCAGAAGGTCATGCTCGCCCAGACCGCGGACATCGCGGAGGAGTACTACGTCTCCTTCCTCCTTGACCGCACCAACCGCACGTTCCTCGCCATGGCGTCCGTCGAGGGCGGCGTCGAGATCGAGGTCGTCGCCGAGGAGAACCCCGACGCGCTGGCGAAGATCCCGGTCGACGCCAACGAGGGCTGCACGCCCGAGAAGGCCGCCGAGATCGTCGCTGCCGCGAAGTTCCCGGCCGAGATCGCCGGTCAGGTGGCCGACGTTCTGCAGAAGCTGTGGACCGTCTTCATCAAGGAGGACGCCCTCCTCGTCGAGGTCAACCCGCTGATCAAGTCCGGCGACGGCAAGATCATCGCCCTTGACGGCAAGGTCTCGCTGGACGAGAACGCCGACTTCCGCCAGCCCGAGCACGAGGCTCTCGAGGACAAGGCAGCGGCCAACCCGCTCGAGGCCGCCGCCAAGGCCAAGAACCTCAACTACGTCAAGCTCGACGGTGAGGTCGGCATCATCGGCAACGGCGCGGGGCTCGTGATGAGCACCCTCGACGTCGTCGCCTACGCCGGTGAGAACCACAACAACGTCAAGCCCGCCAACTTCCTCGACATCGGTGGCGGCGCCTCCGCCGAGGTCATGGCGAACGGCCTGGAGATCATCCTCGGCGACCCGGACGTCAAGTCCGTGTTCGTCAACGTCTTCGGTGGCATCACCGCGTGCGACGAGGTCGCCAACGGCATCGTCCAGGCGCTTGAGCTTCTCAAGTCCAAGGGTGAAGCGGTCACCAAGCCGCTCGTCGTGCGCCTCGACGGCAACAACGCGGAGCTGGGTCGCAAGATCCTGTCGGACGCCAACCACCCGCTCGTTCAGCGTGTGGACACCATGGACGGCGCGGCCGACAAGGCCGCCGAGCTCGCGGCTGCGAAGTAA
- a CDS encoding VWA domain-containing protein: MNAMDERLRRWRLVLGGGAAEGTGVSLGGKDAAMDHALDGLYGNGRRPAGRGGDRSAGLGASAPSVARWLGDIRTYFPSSVVQVMQRDAIERLGLSALLLEPEMLEAVEADVHLVGTLLSLNKAMPETTRETARAVVRKVVEDLEKRLAARTRATLTGALDRSARISRPRHRDIDWDRTIRANLKNYLPQYRTVVPERLIGYGRASQSVRKDVILCIDQSGSMASSVVYASVFGAVLASMRSITTRLVVFDTAVVDLTEQLDDPVDVLFGTQLGGGTDINRALAYCQSQISRPADTVVVLISDLYEGGIRDEMLKRVAAMKASGVQFVALLALSDEGAPSYDHEHAAALADLGAPAFACTPDLFPEVMAAAIEKRPLVSSVTPGDLPDTLPARP, encoded by the coding sequence ATGAACGCGATGGATGAACGGCTGCGGCGCTGGCGGCTCGTGCTCGGCGGTGGAGCCGCGGAAGGCACCGGTGTATCGCTGGGCGGGAAGGACGCCGCGATGGACCATGCGCTGGACGGGCTCTACGGGAACGGTCGCAGACCGGCCGGCCGCGGCGGCGACCGATCGGCCGGGCTGGGTGCGTCCGCACCCTCCGTGGCGCGCTGGCTCGGCGACATCCGTACCTACTTCCCCAGCTCCGTCGTCCAGGTGATGCAGCGCGATGCCATCGAACGGCTGGGTCTGTCGGCGCTGCTGCTGGAACCGGAGATGCTGGAGGCCGTCGAGGCGGACGTGCACCTGGTCGGCACACTCCTCTCACTCAACAAGGCGATGCCGGAGACGACCAGGGAGACCGCCCGCGCCGTGGTCCGCAAGGTGGTCGAGGACCTGGAGAAGCGGCTGGCGGCACGTACCAGGGCCACCCTCACCGGTGCGCTGGACCGGTCGGCCAGAATCAGCAGACCGCGCCACCGGGACATCGACTGGGACCGCACCATCCGCGCCAACCTGAAGAACTACCTCCCCCAGTACCGAACCGTCGTCCCGGAACGGCTCATCGGATACGGCCGCGCATCGCAGTCGGTGAGGAAGGACGTCATCCTCTGTATCGATCAGTCGGGCTCGATGGCGTCCTCGGTCGTGTACGCCTCCGTCTTCGGTGCGGTGCTTGCCTCGATGCGTTCCATCACCACCCGCCTGGTCGTCTTCGACACAGCGGTCGTCGACCTGACCGAACAGCTCGACGACCCGGTCGATGTCCTCTTCGGCACCCAGCTGGGCGGCGGCACCGACATCAACCGGGCCCTCGCGTACTGCCAGTCGCAGATATCCCGCCCCGCCGACACCGTGGTCGTGCTGATCAGCGACCTCTACGAGGGAGGCATACGGGACGAGATGCTCAAGCGGGTGGCGGCGATGAAGGCGTCGGGTGTGCAGTTCGTTGCCCTGCTGGCGCTCTCCGACGAGGGGGCGCCCTCCTACGATCACGAACACGCGGCGGCGCTCGCCGACCTGGGCGCACCGGCCTTCGCCTGCACGCCGGACCTGTTCCCCGAGGTGATGGCGGCGGCGATCGAGAAACGGCCGCTTGTGTCGTCGGTCACCCCGGGCGACCTGCCGGACACGCTCCCGGCCCGCCCCTAG
- a CDS encoding DUF5682 family protein codes for MTVPAAPEALLAPEAVAAPAAAVPPSRPAPLLLGVRHHGPGSARAVLAALDAARPRAVLIEGPPEGDALLPLAADPAMCPPVALLAHVVDDPGRAAFWPFAEFSPEWVAIRWAQQHEVPVRFIDLPAAHSLATAVEEAEGKATEEKRTERAEGSGAEEDGPPEGEGAERAAPPAVAVRLDPIAVLAETAGYDDAERWWEDVVEHRGPGNGNGTGGGGGCGGAFAPFAALAEAMGALRETYGDGGFPRDLVREAHMRLQLQSARKEFGDEVAVVCGAWHVPALTVKTTLSADRALLKGLPRVRAEMTWVPWTQRRLARHSGYGAGIDSPGWYGHLFGAADRPVERWMTKVARLLRDEDRMVSSAHVIEAVRLAGTLAAMRGRPLPGLTETTDAIRAVMCDGSDVPLALVREKLVVGDVLGEVPDTAPAVPLQRDLTRAQRTLRLKPEALEKELDLDLRKETDAARSRLLHRLRLLGVGWGERAAGRGSLGTFRESWRLRWEPELSVRVAEAGVWGTTVLSATTAKAAAGAVSATALTAVTALAEECLLAGLPDALPVVMRALADRAALDTDVGHLAQALPALARSLRYGDVRSTDTAALAEVAAGLAERICVGLPAACTGLDADGATEMRARLDGVHGAVALLPGTGGLRDRWAEVLHRLARQDTVAGVIRGRAVRLLLDDGRLAQEEAALLMGLALSAGALPADAAAWIEGFVGGASGGGMLLVHDERLLGLIDGWLAGVPADAFTGVLPLLRRTFSSYEPGVRRTLGELAGRGPAGARQAGGPEPLAPGFGAGLDEERADAVLPVLRLLLGGGTCSPDGGGCDNNGQVGVGG; via the coding sequence ATGACAGTGCCCGCAGCACCGGAGGCACTCCTGGCACCGGAAGCAGTCGCGGCACCGGCAGCCGCAGTGCCTCCTTCGCGCCCGGCTCCGCTGCTGCTCGGCGTGCGCCACCACGGGCCGGGTTCCGCCCGTGCCGTGCTGGCCGCGCTGGACGCAGCGAGACCGCGGGCCGTGCTGATCGAGGGGCCGCCCGAGGGTGACGCGCTGCTCCCCCTGGCCGCGGACCCGGCGATGTGTCCGCCGGTCGCGCTGCTCGCCCATGTCGTGGACGACCCGGGCAGAGCGGCGTTCTGGCCGTTCGCCGAGTTCTCACCGGAGTGGGTGGCGATCCGCTGGGCGCAGCAGCACGAAGTGCCGGTCCGCTTCATCGATCTGCCGGCGGCGCACTCGCTGGCGACGGCCGTGGAGGAAGCAGAGGGAAAAGCGACGGAGGAGAAGAGGACTGAGAGGGCTGAGGGGAGCGGGGCGGAGGAAGACGGGCCGCCGGAGGGGGAGGGCGCGGAACGGGCGGCCCCGCCGGCCGTCGCCGTGCGGCTCGACCCGATCGCCGTGCTCGCCGAGACCGCAGGTTACGACGACGCCGAGCGCTGGTGGGAGGACGTCGTCGAGCATCGTGGTCCCGGAAACGGAAACGGAACCGGAGGCGGAGGCGGGTGCGGGGGCGCATTCGCGCCGTTCGCGGCACTCGCCGAAGCCATGGGCGCGCTGCGGGAGACCTACGGTGACGGCGGATTCCCCCGCGACCTGGTGCGCGAGGCACATATGCGACTCCAACTGCAGTCCGCACGGAAGGAGTTCGGGGACGAGGTGGCTGTGGTCTGCGGCGCCTGGCATGTTCCCGCGCTCACTGTGAAGACCACCCTTTCCGCTGACCGTGCCCTGCTGAAGGGTCTGCCGAGAGTCAGGGCCGAGATGACCTGGGTGCCCTGGACCCAGCGCAGGCTCGCCCGGCACAGCGGTTACGGCGCGGGGATCGACTCACCGGGCTGGTACGGGCATCTGTTCGGCGCCGCCGACCGCCCCGTCGAACGCTGGATGACCAAGGTCGCCCGGCTGCTGCGGGACGAGGACCGGATGGTCTCGTCGGCCCATGTCATCGAAGCCGTCAGGCTGGCCGGGACCCTCGCCGCGATGCGGGGGCGTCCGCTGCCGGGCCTGACCGAGACCACCGACGCGATACGGGCCGTGATGTGCGACGGCTCCGATGTGCCGCTGGCGCTGGTCCGGGAGAAGCTCGTGGTGGGTGATGTGCTCGGGGAGGTCCCCGACACCGCTCCGGCCGTACCGCTCCAGCGCGACCTGACCCGGGCGCAGCGCACCCTTCGGCTCAAACCGGAGGCGCTGGAGAAGGAGTTGGACCTCGATCTGCGCAAGGAGACAGACGCCGCACGGTCGCGGCTGCTGCACCGGCTGCGGCTGCTAGGGGTCGGCTGGGGGGAGCGGGCCGCCGGGCGGGGAAGCCTGGGCACCTTCCGGGAGAGCTGGCGGCTGCGCTGGGAGCCCGAGCTCTCGGTGCGGGTGGCGGAGGCCGGCGTGTGGGGAACGACCGTGCTCTCCGCGACCACCGCAAAGGCCGCGGCCGGGGCCGTGTCGGCCACGGCCCTCACGGCGGTCACCGCTCTCGCCGAGGAATGTCTGCTGGCCGGCCTGCCCGACGCGCTCCCGGTGGTGATGCGCGCCCTCGCCGACCGTGCGGCACTCGACACCGACGTGGGCCACCTCGCCCAGGCACTTCCGGCGCTGGCCCGTTCACTGCGGTACGGAGACGTGCGGTCCACGGACACAGCCGCACTGGCCGAGGTGGCAGCCGGTCTGGCCGAGCGGATCTGCGTCGGTCTGCCCGCTGCCTGCACCGGCCTCGACGCGGACGGCGCGACCGAGATGCGGGCCCGTCTGGATGGCGTCCACGGCGCCGTCGCCCTGCTGCCCGGCACCGGCGGCCTGCGGGACCGATGGGCCGAGGTGCTGCACAGACTGGCCCGCCAGGACACCGTCGCCGGAGTGATCAGAGGACGGGCCGTACGGCTGCTGCTCGACGACGGCCGGCTGGCGCAGGAGGAGGCCGCACTGCTCATGGGGCTCGCCCTGTCGGCGGGTGCACTGCCGGCCGACGCGGCCGCCTGGATCGAGGGCTTCGTCGGCGGAGCCTCCGGAGGAGGCATGCTGCTGGTCCACGACGAGCGGCTGCTGGGGCTGATCGACGGCTGGCTGGCCGGTGTGCCCGCCGACGCGTTCACCGGCGTACTGCCACTGCTGCGCCGCACCTTCTCGTCGTACGAACCGGGGGTGCGGCGCACGCTCGGCGAGCTGGCCGGGCGGGGCCCGGCAGGCGCGAGGCAGGCCGGTGGGCCGGAGCCATTGGCTCCGGGGTTCGGCGCCGGGCTCGACGAGGAACGCGCGGACGCGGTGCTTCCGGTGCTGCGACTGCTGCTCGGCGGCGGTACCTGCAGCCCGGACGGCGGCGGCTGTGACAACAACGGCCAGGTGGGGGTGGGCGGATGA
- a CDS encoding ATP-binding protein, giving the protein MTASQTAESEVLRPHAEDAFAHELKALAAADDRPRPERWKLSPWAVAVYLQGGTLPDGTVITPKYVGPRRIVEVAVTTLATDRALLLLGVPGTAKTWVSEHLAAAVSGDSTLLVQGTAGTPEEAIRYGWNYARLLAHGPSRDALVAGPVMRAMAGGMTARVEELTRIPADVQDTLITILSEKTLPVPELGEEVQAVRGFNLIATANDRDRGVNELSSALRRRFNTVVLPLPASAEAEVDIVSRRVDQIGRSLEIPAAPEGMDEIRRVVTVFRELRGGVTGDGRTKVKSPSGTLSTAEAISVVTNGLALAAHFGDGVLRPADVAAGLLGAVVRDPAADRVIWQEYLETVVREREGWKDFYRACREVSV; this is encoded by the coding sequence ATGACCGCGTCCCAAACCGCCGAATCCGAGGTGCTGCGCCCGCATGCCGAAGACGCTTTCGCCCACGAGCTGAAGGCACTCGCGGCCGCCGACGACCGTCCGCGCCCCGAGCGCTGGAAGCTATCGCCCTGGGCCGTGGCCGTCTATCTGCAGGGCGGCACGCTGCCGGACGGCACAGTGATCACCCCCAAGTACGTCGGTCCGCGCCGCATCGTCGAGGTCGCCGTCACCACGCTCGCCACCGATCGCGCGCTGCTGCTGCTGGGAGTCCCCGGCACCGCGAAGACCTGGGTGTCGGAACACCTGGCCGCCGCAGTGAGCGGGGACTCGACCCTGCTGGTCCAGGGCACCGCGGGCACCCCGGAGGAGGCGATCAGATACGGCTGGAACTACGCCAGGTTGCTCGCTCATGGACCGAGCAGGGACGCCCTGGTGGCCGGCCCCGTCATGCGGGCCATGGCGGGCGGTATGACCGCACGGGTCGAGGAGCTGACCCGTATCCCGGCCGATGTGCAGGACACCCTGATCACGATCCTGTCGGAGAAGACCCTGCCGGTTCCGGAGCTGGGCGAGGAGGTCCAGGCCGTGCGGGGATTCAATCTCATCGCCACCGCCAATGACCGCGACCGCGGGGTCAACGAGCTCTCCAGCGCACTGCGCCGCCGGTTCAACACGGTCGTTCTGCCGCTGCCCGCTTCGGCCGAAGCGGAGGTGGACATCGTCTCCCGGCGAGTCGACCAGATAGGGCGCTCGCTCGAAATCCCGGCCGCTCCCGAAGGCATGGACGAGATCCGCCGGGTGGTCACCGTCTTCCGGGAGTTGCGCGGCGGTGTCACCGGTGACGGGCGTACCAAGGTCAAGTCCCCTTCGGGGACGCTGTCCACGGCCGAGGCCATTTCCGTGGTCACCAACGGCCTCGCTCTCGCCGCCCACTTCGGGGACGGTGTGCTCAGGCCGGCCGATGTCGCAGCGGGGCTGCTCGGTGCGGTCGTACGCGATCCGGCGGCCGACCGGGTGATCTGGCAGGAATACCTGGAGACAGTGGTCCGGGAGCGCGAGGGCTGGAAGGACTTCTACCGCGCCTGCCGGGAGGTCTCGGTATGA